Proteins found in one Alteromonas macleodii genomic segment:
- a CDS encoding succinate dehydrogenase assembly factor 2 produces MFEPKRLARLKWACRRGMLELDVLLLPFVEEAFDSLSYEDQETFERLLTSDDPDLFAWIMGHQKCEDPELAAMVATIVNRVKV; encoded by the coding sequence ATGTTTGAACCAAAAAGACTAGCCCGATTAAAGTGGGCCTGCCGCAGAGGCATGCTAGAGTTAGATGTACTATTGCTTCCTTTCGTGGAAGAAGCCTTTGACTCACTAAGTTATGAAGACCAAGAAACATTTGAACGTTTACTTACCAGTGATGACCCTGATTTGTTTGCTTGGATAATGGGACATCAAAAGTGCGAAGATCCTGAATTAGCCGCCATGGTGGCGACTATTGTAAATCGTGTCAAAGTATAG
- a CDS encoding YgfZ/GcvT domain-containing protein has translation MTSIAALQDLPHEFMVKLSNTMTISLVGEQADSYLQGQITVNINKLDANTARHFAHCDNKGKTWATGYVTRHLNKLLLLTNDDAGSHSLAQLNKYGVFSKVDIVDDSQAYSAHFISLDAAKSDEVKALLEQLFSGDKVAQLVDGDTADKGMLPKIESEHGVALVANTTRKGIVVLLDENGTKRLNALIETKTVVCYSHVVFDAIQIESVHALVRGEAVAEYVPQMINVHALNGIDFDKGCYMGQEVVARTRFLGKNKRAAYSFKLEEKVDIKPGDSLEKQLGENWRIAGKVLNVASLDNETWFIAVLNNDTTPEDLHRLADNNAITCYPNSLPYSIEQQASNIVKKRR, from the coding sequence ATGACATCTATCGCAGCATTACAAGATCTTCCTCATGAGTTTATGGTCAAGCTTTCAAACACCATGACTATTTCATTGGTAGGTGAACAGGCTGACAGCTACCTTCAAGGTCAAATCACGGTCAATATCAATAAACTTGATGCAAATACGGCAAGGCATTTTGCGCATTGTGACAATAAAGGCAAGACGTGGGCTACGGGGTACGTGACCCGCCACTTAAACAAATTATTGCTGCTTACAAATGACGATGCGGGCAGCCATTCGTTAGCCCAGCTCAATAAGTATGGCGTATTTTCTAAGGTCGATATTGTTGACGACTCGCAGGCGTACAGCGCTCACTTCATTTCACTTGATGCAGCAAAATCTGATGAGGTTAAAGCCCTACTAGAGCAACTTTTTTCGGGTGATAAAGTCGCACAACTCGTTGACGGCGATACTGCAGACAAAGGTATGCTGCCGAAAATAGAAAGTGAGCATGGCGTAGCATTGGTAGCCAACACTACTCGCAAAGGCATTGTTGTTCTTTTAGATGAAAACGGCACAAAGCGATTAAATGCGTTAATTGAGACAAAAACTGTAGTGTGTTATTCCCACGTTGTGTTTGACGCCATTCAGATTGAAAGCGTTCACGCCTTAGTACGAGGTGAAGCTGTAGCGGAATATGTACCACAAATGATTAATGTACATGCGCTTAACGGTATCGACTTTGATAAGGGCTGTTATATGGGGCAAGAAGTGGTTGCACGAACACGCTTTTTGGGCAAAAACAAACGTGCCGCTTATAGCTTCAAGCTTGAAGAAAAAGTAGATATCAAACCTGGCGATAGCCTTGAAAAGCAATTAGGTGAAAATTGGCGTATAGCGGGCAAAGTACTCAATGTTGCGTCGCTCGATAACGAAACCTGGTTTATTGCTGTGTTAAATAACGACACTACCCCCGAAGATTTACACAGACTGGCTGATAACAACGCCATTACCTGTTACCCTAATAGCTTGCCGTACAGTATTGAGCAACAAGCAAGCAATATTGTGAAAAAACGTCGATAA
- a CDS encoding FKBP-type peptidyl-prolyl cis-trans isomerase — MTITSDSVVTLHYTVSTEDGTTLDSSEGKSPLVVLLGRRFLIEGLEDALIGKSKDDSFNVSVNPEKAYGERSDELVQTVPRSMFDGMDVEVGMSFRATTPQGEQSVIIIETTDEEVVVDGNHPLAGIPLTFDVTVVDVREATQEELEHGHVHQEASSCCDPKTGECSEDKH; from the coding sequence ATGACAATTACTTCTGACAGCGTTGTAACGCTACACTACACCGTATCTACCGAAGACGGCACAACGCTAGACTCTTCAGAAGGTAAATCGCCGCTAGTTGTACTTCTAGGCCGTCGCTTCTTAATTGAAGGACTAGAAGATGCTCTTATCGGTAAATCGAAAGATGATAGCTTCAACGTTTCTGTAAACCCTGAGAAGGCTTACGGTGAACGTTCTGACGAACTTGTTCAAACCGTACCTCGTTCAATGTTCGACGGTATGGATGTTGAAGTTGGTATGTCTTTCCGCGCCACTACTCCGCAGGGTGAGCAGTCTGTAATCATTATCGAAACAACTGACGAAGAAGTTGTTGTTGACGGTAACCACCCGCTAGCAGGTATTCCGTTGACGTTCGATGTAACGGTTGTAGACGTGCGTGAAGCGACGCAAGAAGAGCTTGAGCACGGTCATGTGCATCAGGAAGCAAGCAGCTGTTGTGACCCGAAAACAGGCGAATGCTCGGAAGATAAGCACTAA
- a CDS encoding P-II family nitrogen regulator, with amino-acid sequence MKKIEAIIKPFKMDDVREALAEVGIAGMTVSEVKGFGRQKGHTELYRGAEYQVDFLPKIKIELVLDDDRVEQAVEAIQSSAKTGKIGDGKIFVYSVESAVRIRTGEQNEDAI; translated from the coding sequence ATGAAAAAAATTGAAGCTATCATTAAACCGTTCAAAATGGACGACGTTAGGGAAGCGCTAGCTGAAGTCGGTATCGCAGGGATGACAGTATCAGAAGTGAAGGGGTTTGGCCGCCAGAAAGGTCATACCGAGCTTTATCGCGGTGCTGAATACCAAGTTGACTTCCTACCTAAAATCAAAATTGAGCTTGTGTTAGATGATGACCGCGTTGAACAAGCGGTAGAAGCCATTCAGTCATCTGCTAAAACGGGCAAAATAGGTGACGGCAAAATTTTCGTTTACAGCGTTGAAAGTGCTGTGCGTATTCGTACCGGTGAACAAAACGAAGACGCAATATAA
- the nadE gene encoding ammonia-dependent NAD(+) synthetase, translating into MQKQAVIDEMKVLPEIDVEYEVARRVSFIKKQLLTSGLNSLVLGISGGIDSCTLGRLAQLAVNELNDEHHENYQFIAVRLPYDTQADEEDAQKSIDFIQPSHSLAVNVKPGADAIHASTSQALANAKLLPESEAKQDFVKGNVKARTRMVIQYEIAGMVDGLVLGTDHSAENITGFYTKYGDGACDLAPLFGLSKRQVRAVAAHLGAPHNVITKAPTADLESLSPQKADEQALGMSYDQIDDFLEGKPVSAEVEEKLLYIYERTQHKRVPIPTIYDEL; encoded by the coding sequence ATGCAAAAACAAGCAGTTATTGATGAAATGAAAGTGCTGCCTGAAATTGACGTCGAATATGAAGTTGCACGTCGAGTATCTTTTATCAAAAAGCAGTTGCTTACCTCAGGTTTGAATTCGCTGGTATTAGGTATTAGTGGGGGAATTGATTCATGTACTTTGGGTCGATTAGCACAGTTAGCGGTGAACGAGCTAAATGACGAACATCATGAAAATTATCAGTTCATTGCGGTTCGCTTACCTTATGACACTCAAGCTGACGAAGAAGATGCACAAAAATCTATCGATTTTATTCAGCCCTCACATTCGCTAGCGGTGAACGTTAAACCAGGTGCAGACGCAATTCACGCCTCTACTTCACAAGCGCTTGCTAATGCCAAACTTCTTCCTGAAAGTGAAGCGAAGCAGGACTTCGTTAAAGGCAACGTCAAAGCGCGTACTCGTATGGTTATTCAGTATGAAATTGCGGGAATGGTTGATGGGCTTGTTCTCGGTACAGACCATTCGGCTGAAAATATTACAGGGTTTTATACTAAGTACGGTGACGGAGCGTGTGATCTAGCGCCTTTATTTGGTCTAAGTAAGCGCCAAGTGCGTGCAGTGGCAGCCCATTTAGGTGCACCGCACAATGTAATCACTAAAGCCCCAACCGCTGATTTAGAAAGCCTTTCGCCACAAAAAGCTGACGAGCAAGCGCTGGGCATGTCCTACGACCAAATCGATGACTTTTTGGAAGGCAAGCCTGTTTCTGCAGAAGTGGAAGAGAAATTGCTCTATATTTATGAGCGTACACAACACAAACGTGTACCAATTCCAACAATTTACGATGAGTTGTAG
- a CDS encoding GspH/FimT family pseudopilin produces the protein MIRTRLKKYPKAFVKQKGLTLLEMLVAVAVLAIILTTVAPSIQSVLIKNRITSDINNLSAVVQRARFTAVDEQASVVLCPTENYTACTSSWKKAKMVFVDKNGNGSRDNNEALIVASDPLNSANAIYGVTGSLTFDEQGAIDTAATITLCPKDNDADYASALLLSLYGRISIAVDSDDDGEKEDLDGDALSCSS, from the coding sequence ATGATAAGAACAAGATTAAAAAAATATCCAAAAGCCTTTGTTAAACAAAAAGGTCTTACACTGCTGGAGATGTTGGTCGCCGTTGCTGTACTGGCGATTATTCTTACTACTGTTGCGCCCAGTATACAAAGTGTTCTTATCAAAAATAGAATTACCTCAGATATAAATAATTTAAGTGCCGTGGTGCAGCGGGCCAGGTTTACCGCGGTAGACGAACAAGCAAGTGTTGTTTTGTGTCCAACAGAAAATTACACCGCCTGCACAAGCAGCTGGAAAAAGGCGAAAATGGTATTTGTGGACAAAAACGGTAATGGTAGTCGTGACAATAACGAGGCACTTATTGTTGCAAGCGATCCGCTTAACTCCGCAAACGCTATCTACGGTGTAACAGGAAGCTTAACCTTTGACGAGCAAGGCGCAATCGATACGGCTGCAACAATTACGCTGTGCCCCAAAGATAACGATGCAGACTATGCCTCTGCCCTATTACTGTCGCTATACGGTCGAATTTCGATAGCTGTAGACAGTGACGACGATGGTGAAAAAGAAGATTTAGATGGTGATGCGCTATCTTGTAGTTCATAG
- a CDS encoding type IV pilin protein: MEGNSVGLNNRISNTGFTLVEVLAVLAIVSVLSLATTTAIISSWQLSQVNQVKAYLLSIQSMQSRSWLESGVYLPLTALPQANIDKVSIAQTMSQSGGYEVAATLFFKKQNDSCRVLKISETSLAPKECW, from the coding sequence ATGGAAGGGAATAGCGTTGGTTTAAACAATCGAATTTCTAACACAGGATTTACGCTAGTTGAGGTATTGGCTGTGCTCGCTATCGTTAGTGTATTAAGTTTAGCAACTACAACTGCGATAATATCAAGTTGGCAATTAAGCCAAGTAAATCAAGTTAAAGCGTACTTGTTATCAATACAGTCAATGCAGTCGAGAAGTTGGTTAGAGTCAGGTGTCTACCTACCGTTGACTGCTCTGCCTCAAGCCAATATCGATAAAGTCAGCATTGCACAGACGATGAGTCAAAGTGGTGGATATGAAGTGGCAGCTACGCTATTTTTTAAAAAGCAAAATGACAGTTGTAGGGTTTTAAAAATTAGTGAAACCTCGTTGGCCCCGAAAGAATGCTGGTAA
- a CDS encoding GspH/FimT family pseudopilin, which translates to MAFPERRNKKREDNGYMRAIGMSLIELLIVISITSILSVSAVPSFQTWLERNDFKHFASQLANSAKQARIYALTQKKPYYLIAKFENANCVIISNDENCTCSTHQNCALNDAAFWELPAKWNSKLTTLNAKDKTVAFNQQGTVNFGSATTFELSSDHFAAKVTVSPLGRVKLCSEQRITGITLC; encoded by the coding sequence ATGGCTTTTCCTGAACGAAGAAATAAAAAAAGAGAAGATAATGGGTATATGCGCGCAATAGGTATGTCGCTCATTGAATTACTTATCGTGATAAGTATTACAAGTATATTGTCGGTAAGCGCGGTTCCGTCATTTCAAACGTGGCTAGAGCGAAACGATTTTAAACATTTCGCGTCGCAATTAGCCAACTCAGCTAAGCAAGCACGTATTTATGCACTTACCCAAAAAAAGCCCTATTACCTCATCGCAAAATTCGAAAATGCAAACTGCGTAATAATCAGTAACGATGAAAACTGCACCTGTTCAACACACCAAAACTGTGCGTTAAATGACGCCGCGTTTTGGGAGCTTCCAGCAAAATGGAATTCAAAGCTAACCACGTTAAACGCAAAAGACAAAACCGTAGCTTTCAATCAACAGGGTACAGTTAATTTCGGCAGTGCCACCACATTTGAGCTTTCCAGTGACCATTTTGCTGCCAAAGTCACGGTCAGCCCGCTGGGTCGTGTGAAGTTGTGTAGTGAACAACGCATTACAGGTATTACGCTGTGCTAG
- a CDS encoding potassium:proton antiporter, whose protein sequence is MLAFPKTLNDLSTNKTGGYSITELMVACTLSSILIAAITTYNVQSYVSLSSLQHATAIEEDARALQDTISRHLSRAGFIENSSTLTPFITLASTPQTVANVSLGQQTGETANSCITFSYDKNRSGVISTAQDEMFGYRLHDKAIEYRVGGKTCTQGGWFDLTDPNTVEVTQFAAMVLHNSSWGAAYEIKLSLQSVIDPSLVVSKTFVVEATNEK, encoded by the coding sequence GTGCTAGCTTTTCCAAAAACATTGAATGATTTAAGTACAAATAAAACTGGCGGCTATAGTATTACAGAGCTTATGGTAGCCTGCACTTTATCAAGCATACTGATAGCAGCGATAACGACTTACAATGTGCAGTCTTACGTTAGTTTATCTTCACTACAACATGCTACCGCAATAGAAGAAGACGCCCGAGCACTCCAAGATACTATTTCACGACATTTGAGCAGAGCTGGGTTTATTGAAAATAGCAGCACGCTTACGCCTTTTATAACCCTTGCGAGTACCCCTCAAACAGTGGCTAACGTGAGCCTTGGTCAACAAACTGGTGAAACAGCAAATAGCTGCATCACGTTTTCCTACGATAAAAATCGCAGTGGCGTTATTTCTACAGCGCAAGACGAAATGTTTGGATATCGACTACACGATAAGGCAATCGAATACAGGGTTGGAGGAAAAACCTGTACGCAAGGGGGATGGTTTGATTTAACCGACCCAAATACTGTCGAAGTGACTCAATTTGCCGCAATGGTACTGCACAACAGCAGCTGGGGTGCCGCTTATGAAATTAAATTAAGTCTGCAAAGTGTGATAGACCCCAGCCTTGTTGTCAGCAAAACATTTGTGGTGGAGGCGACCAATGAGAAATAA
- a CDS encoding type II secretion system protein, with protein sequence MTSIKKPQQKEFKSVLAIMRRITPDDNRLCSNYSGANRGGVLIEVLIALLIFMTSSAYLLSSDIKTRVLWQATLKSQDEQTKHLNTTRLALTQDSVDQRWEDIAVFGIPTITP encoded by the coding sequence ATGACATCAATTAAAAAGCCCCAACAAAAAGAATTCAAAAGCGTATTGGCGATAATGCGTAGAATCACACCTGATGATAATCGTCTTTGCTCAAACTATAGTGGTGCGAATAGAGGTGGAGTGTTAATAGAGGTACTCATAGCGCTTTTAATTTTTATGACCTCTAGTGCTTACCTACTTTCAAGCGATATTAAAACACGAGTGCTTTGGCAGGCAACGTTAAAGTCACAAGACGAACAAACAAAACATTTAAATACTACAAGATTGGCACTCACACAAGATAGCGTAGATCAACGTTGGGAGGATATAGCCGTGTTTGGTATTCCGACAATCACACCTTAG
- a CDS encoding type IV pilin protein — translation MEAKKHAQGFSLIELMIVVAIVGIIAAIAYPSYQGVIADGYRGTGQADLLGLASAMERHHSGSFSYKGAGASGGDTGAPSIFATHSPSSEPTANRRYNLTIQSAGVTDYELRATPVSGTGQAADGTLYYFSDGRKGWDKNNNGSLETDEYCWSC, via the coding sequence ATGGAAGCAAAAAAACACGCTCAGGGCTTTTCACTTATTGAACTCATGATAGTGGTGGCTATCGTCGGCATAATCGCGGCTATTGCTTATCCGTCTTATCAGGGAGTTATTGCTGATGGGTATCGCGGTACCGGTCAGGCTGACTTGTTAGGTCTAGCGTCAGCGATGGAGCGTCATCATAGTGGTTCTTTTAGCTACAAAGGTGCAGGCGCAAGCGGAGGCGATACCGGAGCGCCTTCTATTTTTGCAACACACTCACCTTCATCAGAGCCAACGGCTAATCGTCGTTATAATCTGACTATCCAATCTGCAGGAGTGACTGATTACGAATTGAGAGCGACCCCTGTATCGGGAACTGGTCAAGCCGCAGATGGTACCCTTTACTACTTCAGCGATGGAAGAAAAGGGTGGGACAAAAATAATAATGGCTCTCTTGAAACCGATGAATATTGCTGGTCTTGTTAA
- a CDS encoding PilC/PilY family type IV pilus protein, with translation MKKITNYLASITLFSCIGFSAFGDDLDIYLGNASSAVTYNPNVLFIMDSSGSMGSYDNTSQTRMLRVQNALKDALRSATNINAGLMRFSDYGGPILYPIRNIDEAVRPEIIVSTNDDDHDAHEINGNVTTDSNDLILSSGTQTVTSGLRFTDLNIPQGATIVSANIRLTSERFNIAGTSLVISAEASASSTEFSSSRNNLSERTKTSANVEWLTDNSFPASGEVITTPDISAVIQEVVDLSAWCGGKDLNILIEGSSSDSASGREARASDLGQSGAPQLVVSYDDSTATGCVQGEGIYQVGNSKDNSEEATNGYPNTGSELTFHPSYNDYIGVRFRNVNIPQGAEITEAYLEFTAYSTVTYGNPSMRIRGVADDDAADFHPNQRYRLRNLPKTSGITWSMPDFYNNNNYRTPNISSIVKQIVDRSGWRSGNDMAFVMDDFVSYRGAHTYNSPSKAPKLIVKFNGAATPGATASVREHLVSKIDELSANGFTPIVDTLLEATNYYGGRSVDYGRKRGENGVNNSVRKSTRVSHRSSYIGADSILPFGCSEDNLSDSDCVTEQIPTPATYISPVSDLQCQTNNHIVLLSDGEANNNHSVSKIQTLLGKNCTGSGGEKCGLDLVKNISDTSTSVIGPRVITHTIGFAANNTANNFLNQLALQSGGGFYQADNSTDLLEAFNTILRSVKDVNATFVSPGVAVNQLNRLTHRDELYFALFKPSEGAIWPGNLKRYRLSGDEILDKNSHSAVDSETGFFAENSHSYWSTLADGSEVSEGGAASRMGTNRNIYVFDGTGSIVDEDNELHEDNSDITNEDLAIQNETDADELREAILKWARGVDVKDSNGNGSTSDYRTQMGDPIHSQPIIVNYGTNDSAIFVATNQGMLHSFDTETGEENFAIMPKELLQNLHHFYKDTPSLNHEYGLDGDMVLRTVDNKMYLYVGMRRGGRNYYVFDVTAKNSPKLKYQLTGGEGDLTKLGQTWSRPTITKVNMGGEVKNVMIVGGGYDDAQDDRAIRANDAVGNAVYMFDADTGSLLWHASNEDSDLDLTHMTYSIPGRISVIDRDNDGEADHMYVADTGGQLFRLDIYNGESGSDFIKGARIADFGGDTEETNRRFYYGPDVTEIALGDELYYAVALGSGWRASPLDTVVEDNFYMLKDSGVFKRDENGKYTYMTTVTENKMYNATSHALNSSDESERALAAAEFANKDGWYLNLTTNGEKVLSSPLIIDYKVFFTTYVPAASSTSACAPPTGNSRAYLVSMFNGNAVTDVNNDGDVNGDDRVAELKQTGIAPETKILIEDIVSPVVCLGTECVSAVIEVDEDGNDEACNSPFECLAENIYGRFERIQRGSWHSETERE, from the coding sequence ATGAAAAAAATAACAAATTACCTTGCTTCAATTACGCTGTTTAGCTGTATTGGCTTTTCTGCCTTTGGCGATGACCTTGATATTTATTTAGGGAATGCCAGCAGTGCGGTTACCTATAACCCAAATGTACTCTTTATAATGGACTCATCGGGAAGTATGGGGTCTTATGATAACACCAGTCAGACCAGAATGCTCCGGGTGCAAAATGCGCTGAAAGACGCGTTGCGCTCTGCCACAAATATTAATGCTGGTCTGATGCGATTTTCTGACTATGGCGGGCCAATCCTATATCCTATACGTAATATTGATGAGGCTGTGCGTCCTGAAATTATTGTTTCAACAAACGACGATGATCATGATGCCCATGAAATAAACGGTAATGTGACTACAGACAGCAACGACCTGATATTAAGTAGTGGCACCCAAACGGTAACTTCTGGCCTGCGCTTTACCGATTTAAACATACCGCAAGGGGCTACCATTGTTAGTGCTAATATTCGCCTTACTTCTGAAAGGTTTAATATTGCAGGTACTTCTCTTGTCATTTCAGCAGAAGCATCTGCATCTAGCACCGAGTTTTCTTCAAGCAGAAATAATCTTAGCGAACGGACCAAAACAAGCGCCAATGTCGAATGGTTGACTGACAATAGTTTTCCCGCCTCAGGTGAAGTCATTACCACGCCAGACATTAGCGCTGTAATACAAGAAGTTGTGGACTTGTCTGCTTGGTGTGGCGGAAAAGACTTAAATATCCTGATTGAAGGTTCAAGTTCGGACAGCGCTAGTGGTCGAGAGGCAAGAGCGAGTGATTTAGGACAAAGCGGTGCGCCACAATTAGTTGTATCTTACGATGACTCTACCGCGACGGGGTGTGTACAAGGTGAGGGCATTTATCAAGTTGGTAACTCTAAAGATAACTCTGAAGAAGCGACCAATGGTTATCCTAACACAGGAAGTGAGCTCACGTTTCACCCATCATACAACGACTACATTGGGGTAAGGTTCAGAAACGTAAATATTCCGCAAGGCGCTGAAATAACAGAGGCGTACCTCGAGTTTACGGCCTACAGTACTGTAACTTATGGCAACCCTAGTATGCGTATACGCGGTGTCGCTGACGATGATGCGGCAGACTTTCATCCAAACCAACGCTATCGCTTGCGAAATCTGCCAAAAACCTCAGGCATTACGTGGTCAATGCCTGACTTTTACAACAACAACAATTATCGCACGCCAAATATAAGCAGTATCGTCAAACAAATCGTCGACCGCTCTGGTTGGCGGTCAGGTAATGATATGGCGTTTGTGATGGACGATTTTGTGTCTTATCGAGGAGCGCACACTTATAACTCACCGTCTAAAGCGCCCAAATTGATTGTGAAGTTTAATGGTGCCGCCACGCCAGGCGCAACAGCATCAGTGCGCGAACACTTAGTAAGTAAGATTGATGAGCTAAGTGCCAATGGCTTTACTCCTATCGTAGATACCTTGTTAGAAGCCACAAATTACTATGGCGGTCGAAGTGTAGATTATGGCCGCAAACGTGGTGAGAACGGAGTTAACAATTCTGTTAGAAAAAGTACCAGAGTAAGTCATCGTAGCTCTTATATAGGTGCAGACTCTATTTTACCGTTTGGATGTTCAGAAGATAATCTATCTGACAGCGATTGCGTTACAGAGCAAATTCCCACTCCCGCGACCTATATTTCGCCGGTATCTGACTTACAGTGTCAAACCAATAATCACATCGTTTTGTTATCTGACGGTGAAGCAAATAACAACCATAGTGTGTCTAAAATTCAAACGCTGCTAGGTAAAAACTGTACGGGTAGTGGCGGCGAAAAGTGCGGCCTTGACTTGGTTAAAAACATCAGCGATACGTCTACATCGGTTATTGGGCCAAGAGTTATAACGCACACGATAGGTTTCGCGGCGAATAATACTGCTAATAATTTCCTCAACCAACTTGCGCTGCAAAGCGGTGGTGGCTTCTATCAAGCGGACAACAGCACTGATTTGCTTGAAGCTTTCAATACTATTTTACGCTCTGTAAAAGACGTGAATGCCACGTTTGTTTCCCCCGGTGTAGCGGTTAACCAGTTAAACCGTCTTACCCACAGAGATGAACTTTATTTTGCGCTGTTTAAGCCTAGCGAAGGCGCAATTTGGCCTGGCAACTTAAAGCGCTACAGATTGAGTGGAGACGAAATTCTCGATAAGAACAGTCACAGTGCTGTGGATAGCGAAACCGGGTTCTTTGCTGAGAATTCTCATAGCTATTGGTCAACACTCGCTGACGGCAGTGAGGTGAGCGAAGGTGGAGCCGCAAGTCGTATGGGTACAAACCGCAACATCTATGTTTTTGACGGAACGGGGTCTATTGTCGATGAGGACAATGAACTTCATGAAGATAACTCTGATATTACGAATGAAGATCTTGCTATCCAAAATGAGACCGACGCGGATGAGCTAAGAGAGGCTATCTTAAAATGGGCACGAGGTGTTGATGTAAAAGACAGCAATGGAAATGGCAGTACGAGTGACTACAGAACCCAAATGGGCGACCCCATTCATTCACAGCCTATCATTGTGAATTATGGTACTAACGATTCGGCCATTTTTGTCGCGACTAACCAAGGAATGCTTCATTCATTTGATACAGAAACCGGCGAAGAAAACTTTGCCATCATGCCAAAAGAGCTGCTACAAAATTTACATCACTTCTACAAAGATACTCCGTCGCTAAACCATGAGTATGGACTAGATGGCGATATGGTTCTGCGTACAGTGGATAACAAAATGTATCTTTATGTTGGCATGCGTAGAGGTGGCCGCAACTATTACGTCTTTGACGTTACTGCGAAAAACTCGCCTAAGCTTAAGTATCAACTTACTGGCGGAGAAGGTGATTTAACTAAGTTAGGTCAAACGTGGTCGAGACCAACTATCACAAAAGTAAATATGGGCGGTGAAGTTAAAAACGTGATGATTGTTGGAGGCGGTTACGATGACGCTCAAGATGATCGTGCGATACGAGCCAACGACGCAGTTGGTAATGCCGTCTACATGTTTGATGCTGATACGGGAAGCCTACTTTGGCACGCCAGTAATGAAGATTCTGATCTTGATTTAACCCATATGACTTATAGTATCCCGGGGCGCATTTCTGTCATCGATAGGGATAATGATGGTGAAGCTGACCACATGTATGTTGCTGATACAGGGGGCCAACTATTTCGTCTGGATATTTATAATGGAGAGTCTGGTTCTGACTTTATAAAAGGTGCACGTATTGCCGATTTCGGTGGCGATACTGAAGAAACCAATCGCCGTTTTTACTATGGGCCGGATGTCACAGAAATCGCATTAGGTGATGAATTGTATTATGCCGTTGCGTTGGGGAGTGGCTGGCGTGCATCTCCACTAGATACCGTAGTGGAAGATAACTTCTACATGCTTAAAGATAGCGGAGTATTCAAACGCGATGAAAACGGCAAGTACACGTACATGACTACAGTGACCGAAAATAAAATGTACAACGCTACCAGTCACGCGCTAAATAGCAGTGATGAAAGCGAGCGAGCTCTTGCGGCAGCAGAGTTCGCCAATAAAGATGGCTGGTATTTAAACCTAACAACAAATGGCGAGAAAGTGCTGTCGTCTCCGCTTATCATCGACTACAAAGTATTCTTTACCACCTATGTTCCGGCTGCAAGCAGCACCAGCGCCTGTGCACCGCCTACCGGAAACAGTCGTGCATATCTTGTTAGCATGTTTAATGGCAATGCTGTTACAGATGTGAATAACGACGGTGATGTGAATGGTGATGATCGCGTTGCTGAGTTGAAGCAAACCGGTATTGCACCTGAAACCAAAATACTTATTGAAGATATTGTTAGCCCGGTTGTATGTTTAGGTACTGAGTGTGTGTCTGCGGTAATAGAGGTCGATGAGGACGGCAATGACGAAGCTTGTAACAGTCCTTTTGAGTGCTTAGCTGAAAACATTTACGGGCGATTTGAACGTATACAACGCGGTAGCTGGCATTCAGAAACTGAAAGGGAATAA